One genomic region from Anticarsia gemmatalis isolate Benzon Research Colony breed Stoneville strain chromosome 7, ilAntGemm2 primary, whole genome shotgun sequence encodes:
- the LOC142974386 gene encoding uncharacterized protein LOC142974386 isoform X2 gives MRQESLPMLAERLLATRAAALVAGLPAELYSGALLAAWPPSPPAPLLPPAELERARKRRRTPKLDETSTTAPPSPPSSGSSPGAADPPRDKLFTCKVCSRSFGYKHVLQNHERTHTGEKPFECGECHKRFTRDHHLKTHLRLHTGEKPYSCPHCPRHFVQVANLRRHLRVHTGERPYACARCPARFSDSNQLKAHALVHEGDAPFACRCGARFRRRQAAALHRCASTGCEPDTPSPPATSAPDWRWDEWPEQTEPEDLSLPRRPATPDSPTDLRVHSA, from the coding sequence ATGCGTCAAGAATCATTGCCAATGCTAGCGGAGAGATTGCTGGCGACCCGCGCGGCAGCTCTGGTAGCAGGTCTTCCAGCTGAGCTGTACTCGGGCGCACTCCTCGCCGCATGGCCGCCGTCGCCGCCAGCACCACTCCTGCCTCCCGCTGAACTAGAGCGCGCTCGTAAGCGCCGCCGTACTCCCAAGCTCGATGAGACATCGACAACAGCGCCGCCGTCACCGCCTTCTTCAGGTTCATCTCCAGGCGCAGCGGATCCACCGCGTGACAAACTCTTTACCTGCAAAGTCTGCTCACGTTCATTCGGATACAAACACGTTCTACAAAATCATGAACGCACACACACGGGGGAAAAACCCTTTGAGTGTGGTGAGTGCCATAAGCGTTTTACCCGAGACCATCACTTGAAGACACATCTTCGCCTCCATACTGGCGAAAAACCTTACAGCTGCCCGCACTGCCCGCGCCACTTTGTGCAGGTGGCAAATCTACGACGACATCTCCGTGTTCATACGGGAGAGCGCCCATATGCGTGTGCGCGCTGTCCTGCCCGTTTCTCTGATTCGAACCAGCTTAAAGCTCACGCTTTAGTACATGAAGGCGATGCGCCTTTCGCTTGCCGATGTGGCGCCCGCTTCAGGCGGCGGCAAGCTGCTGCTCTTCATAGGTGCGCCAGCACCGGGTGCGAGCCCGACACGCCGAGCCCGCCGGCGACGAGCGCACCCGACTGGCGCTGGGACGAGTGGCCCGAGCAGACCGAGCCCGAAGACCTGTCGCTGCCGCGAAGGCCGGCCACGCCGGACTCGCCCACCGACCTGCGAGTGCACTCCGCGTAG
- the LOC142974386 gene encoding uncharacterized protein LOC142974386 isoform X1, which yields MALSLQSTQNSRGVSVRPLSSMRQESLPMLAERLLATRAAALVAGLPAELYSGALLAAWPPSPPAPLLPPAELERARKRRRTPKLDETSTTAPPSPPSSGSSPGAADPPRDKLFTCKVCSRSFGYKHVLQNHERTHTGEKPFECGECHKRFTRDHHLKTHLRLHTGEKPYSCPHCPRHFVQVANLRRHLRVHTGERPYACARCPARFSDSNQLKAHALVHEGDAPFACRCGARFRRRQAAALHRCASTGCEPDTPSPPATSAPDWRWDEWPEQTEPEDLSLPRRPATPDSPTDLRVHSA from the exons ATGGCCCTGTCGCTGCAGTCGACGCAGAATTCGAGAG GTGTATCTGTAAGGCCGCTGTCAAGCATGCGTCAAGAATCATTGCCAATGCTAGCGGAGAGATTGCTGGCGACCCGCGCGGCAGCTCTGGTAGCAGGTCTTCCAGCTGAGCTGTACTCGGGCGCACTCCTCGCCGCATGGCCGCCGTCGCCGCCAGCACCACTCCTGCCTCCCGCTGAACTAGAGCGCGCTCGTAAGCGCCGCCGTACTCCCAAGCTCGATGAGACATCGACAACAGCGCCGCCGTCACCGCCTTCTTCAGGTTCATCTCCAGGCGCAGCGGATCCACCGCGTGACAAACTCTTTACCTGCAAAGTCTGCTCACGTTCATTCGGATACAAACACGTTCTACAAAATCATGAACGCACACACACGGGGGAAAAACCCTTTGAGTGTGGTGAGTGCCATAAGCGTTTTACCCGAGACCATCACTTGAAGACACATCTTCGCCTCCATACTGGCGAAAAACCTTACAGCTGCCCGCACTGCCCGCGCCACTTTGTGCAGGTGGCAAATCTACGACGACATCTCCGTGTTCATACGGGAGAGCGCCCATATGCGTGTGCGCGCTGTCCTGCCCGTTTCTCTGATTCGAACCAGCTTAAAGCTCACGCTTTAGTACATGAAGGCGATGCGCCTTTCGCTTGCCGATGTGGCGCCCGCTTCAGGCGGCGGCAAGCTGCTGCTCTTCATAGGTGCGCCAGCACCGGGTGCGAGCCCGACACGCCGAGCCCGCCGGCGACGAGCGCACCCGACTGGCGCTGGGACGAGTGGCCCGAGCAGACCGAGCCCGAAGACCTGTCGCTGCCGCGAAGGCCGGCCACGCCGGACTCGCCCACCGACCTGCGAGTGCACTCCGCGTAG